In Cherax quadricarinatus isolate ZL_2023a unplaced genomic scaffold, ASM3850222v1 Contig821, whole genome shotgun sequence, a single window of DNA contains:
- the LOC128699495 gene encoding uncharacterized protein, with the protein MLPKRRVLRRLAPVILFFVLLKIYSITEVGDDLLGKDNEMLGYAPSWDVLDKDARHLSFEDLLRNPAIVLDKDVGTGVLKEDTKMRASNLDSMKQEGRQLSRVPAGSKSSVDDSIIPMRKDVSGRALWMRVSDDVYTYSAFWDSRSGLPDGPVVRVLGIMRYWKELVKEEPGYKWSGVVKEDKLNISCFLWYKHQQKPKQGSLKAFIFEEGLKEFVGTFFLCYPRQIKDDLPLNGNIANPIPYAISFSNNSTVDTTHKLVYIKDTDNTTTGSSEGTISAVCVRPLHGPYTDLVTITQFISYYKTVLRVTYFYFYDLAVSAEVRELLGRLSEAVNIEILAWNVPSSDWRQLWDLGSLTALNDCVYRSSSHHSYIAIVDLDEFIVPRVPATSLDGIYSSVLKHKRGQMGDAALIPNAFFCHEFSENLNVTRENFPIFGLTRREARLWPPKSRSKMILTPWSIVSVGHHMVHSFLATTSKNRPSPKQVSVLHHYRECVGLRLGIHATGRLVLNQETQKDATIVKYKKDVLTSKIVSIYEDFVNKDSP; encoded by the coding sequence ATGCTACCCAAGCGAAGGGTCTTAAGAAGGCTTGCTCCAGTCATCTTATTTTTCGTCTTACTTAAGATCTACAGCATCACTGAGGTTGGAGATGATCTTCTGGGTAAGGATAATGAGATGTTGGGATATGCTCCTTCTTGGGACGTCTTGGATAAGGATGCTCGTCATTTATCCTTCGAAGATTTGCTTCGAAATCCTGCTATAGTTTTAGATAAAGATGTGGGCACTGGAGTCCTTAAAGAAGACACAAAGATGAGAGCATCTAACCTTGACAGTATGAAACAAGAAGGTCGTCAGTTATCCAGGGTTCCTGCAGGATCCAAAAGTAGTGTGGATGACTCCATTATTCCGATGAGAAAGGATGTTTCCGGGAGAGCTCTGTGGATGCGAGTCTCAGATGACGTCTACACCTACAGTGCCTTTTGGGACTCTCGCAGCGGCCTACCTGATGGCCCAGTAGTCAGGGTACTGGGTATCATGAGGTACTGGAAGGAGCTGGTGAAGGAGGAACCAGGATACAAATGGAGTGGGGTCGTGAAAGAGGACAAGCTCAACATCTCCTGTTTTCTCTGGTATAAACACCAACAGAAGCCCAAACAGGGATCCTTGAAAGCATTTATCTTTGAAGAAGGCTTAAAGGAATTCGTGGGTACGTTCTTCCTCTGTTATCCACGACAAATAAAAGATGATTTACCGTTGAACGGTAACATCGCAAACCCTATTCCATACGCCATATCGTTCAGCAATAACAGTACAGTCGATACCACCCATAAGTTAGTTTACATAAAGGACACTGATAATACTACGACTGGGTCCTCTGAAGGGACCATCAGTGCTGTTTGTGTACGTCCTCTCCACGGCCCTTACACTGACCTCGTAACCATAACTCAATTCATCTCGTACTACAAGACAGTTCTACGAGTCACCTATTTCTACTTCTATGACTTAGCTGTCAGTGCTGAAGTCAGGGAGCTCTTGGGCCGCCTTTCAGAGGCTGTCAACATTGAGATACTAGCCTGGAACGTACCGTCAAGTGACTGGCGGCAACTGTGGGATTTAGGCTCACTCACTGCTCTCAACGATTGTGTTTATCGAAGTTCATCTCACCATAGTTACATAGCTATAGTAGACCTGGATGAGTTCATAGTACCCAGAGTACCTGCTACGAGCCTCGATGGGATCTACAGCAGTGTTTTAAAACACAAACGAGGCCAAATGGGTGATGCTGCCCTAATCCCCAACGCATTTTTTTGCCACGAATTCAGTGAAAATCTCAATGTGACCCGAGAAAACTTCCCAATTTTTGGGTTGACCCGGAGAGAGGCTCGTCTCTGGCCTCCGAAATCTCGCTCCAAAATGATTTTGACTCCATGGTCCATTGTGTCCGTGGGCCACCACATGGTCCACTCCTTCCTGGCCACAACCTCCAAGAACCGGCCATCACCCAAACAGGTCTCAGTTTTGCATCACTACCGGGAGTGTGTAGGCCTGAGGCTCGGGATTCATGCCACGGGCCGTCTGGTCCTGAACCAGGAGACACAGAAGGACGCCACTATTGTTAAGTACAAGAAAGATGTACTCACGTCCAAGATTGTGTCCATATATGAGGACTTTGTTAACAAGGACTCTCCATAG